The following proteins are encoded in a genomic region of Bacteroidota bacterium:
- a CDS encoding glycosyltransferase family 4 protein encodes MPKVLRIINRFNLGGPTYNVAYLTKYLAPEFETLLIGGMKDESEASSDYIVKKLGIDPVIIPSMKRSINPFNDFVAYRELKKIIKDFKPDIVHTHAAKAGTLGRLAAFSCNVPVVVHTFHGHVFHSYFGSFRTTIFKAIERQLARCTTAIIAISDKQKDELANLHKIAPAEKIKVIPLGFDLDRFRENGEQKRTSFRKQYNIDDDEIAVGIIGRLVPVKNHKLFLQAIQYVLNNTTKKVRAFIIGDGEEKPAIIEQAKTLKLKYFEGSQSSSKAALTFTSWIMDVDWALAGLDILCLTSFNEGTPVSLIEAQAAGKPIVSTNVGGIENIVLEGQTALLAGVEEPEKYCDQLLKLVENDNLRQQFSLKGWNFVKEKFHYTRLISEMQTLYHTLLH; translated from the coding sequence ATGCCAAAAGTATTACGTATCATCAACCGTTTCAATCTTGGAGGCCCGACATATAATGTCGCATACCTGACTAAATATCTGGCACCCGAATTTGAGACATTGCTAATTGGCGGCATGAAAGATGAATCAGAAGCAAGCTCAGATTACATTGTGAAAAAACTGGGTATTGATCCGGTCATCATTCCTTCAATGAAGCGTTCGATCAATCCTTTCAATGATTTTGTGGCGTACAGAGAGCTGAAAAAAATCATCAAAGACTTTAAACCTGATATTGTACATACTCATGCGGCAAAAGCCGGAACCCTGGGAAGGTTGGCGGCATTTTCGTGTAATGTTCCTGTCGTGGTTCATACTTTTCACGGGCATGTGTTTCATAGTTATTTCGGTTCTTTCAGAACAACCATCTTTAAAGCTATTGAGCGTCAGTTAGCCAGATGTACCACAGCTATTATTGCTATTAGTGATAAACAGAAAGATGAATTGGCCAACCTCCATAAAATTGCACCTGCTGAAAAAATAAAAGTCATTCCTCTGGGTTTTGATCTGGACCGTTTTCGGGAGAATGGGGAGCAAAAGCGTACTTCATTCAGAAAACAGTATAATATTGATGATGATGAGATCGCCGTTGGAATTATCGGACGACTTGTTCCTGTGAAGAATCATAAATTATTCCTACAGGCCATTCAATATGTTTTAAATAATACAACAAAAAAAGTAAGAGCTTTCATTATTGGCGACGGAGAAGAGAAGCCCGCTATTATTGAACAGGCGAAAACTCTTAAACTGAAGTATTTTGAAGGTAGCCAAAGTTCTTCTAAGGCAGCCTTGACTTTTACCTCGTGGATAATGGATGTTGATTGGGCACTTGCCGGCTTGGATATTTTATGTTTAACCTCATTTAACGAGGGAACTCCGGTAAGCCTGATTGAAGCTCAGGCAGCAGGTAAACCTATTGTTTCAACCAATGTTGGTGGTATTGAAAATATTGTGCTGGAGGGTCAGACAGCGCTTCTTGCCGGCGTAGAAGAACCTGAAAAGTACTGCGACCAGTTGTTAAAATTGGTCGAAAATGACAATCTTCGTCAACAATTCAGCTTAAAAGGCTGGAATTTTGTAAAAGAAAAATTTCATTATACCCGGCTTATTTCCGAAATGCAGACACTTTACCATACTTTACTCCATTGA
- a CDS encoding polysaccharide biosynthesis/export family protein — MKKIVPFLLVAIVFTGCRIMNPSLMLKTPKGYQYSQMKDTVANLEYRISPNDVIELRVFSNDGFKLTDVTSTNTPGFINVNQGTLPYTVDVEGNAKLPVLGNISLKGLTIREAQLMLEEKYSLYYIRPFILLKVTSRRVIIFPGTGGTSKVIILDHNNITLLEGLAMAGGLSYDGKAYQIKLIRRTPGKPSEVYHIDLSTIDGLKQGNIVLQSNDIIYVQQRIRISQGIVTELSPIISIISSFLLVYTVINLRK; from the coding sequence ATGAAAAAAATAGTACCCTTTCTTCTTGTCGCAATTGTGTTCACCGGCTGCAGAATCATGAATCCCAGTTTGATGCTGAAAACCCCCAAAGGCTATCAATATTCTCAAATGAAAGATACTGTTGCTAACCTGGAGTATAGGATATCCCCGAATGATGTTATTGAATTAAGGGTATTTTCAAATGACGGGTTTAAACTTACCGATGTTACAAGTACAAATACTCCGGGCTTTATTAATGTAAATCAGGGAACTCTTCCTTATACAGTTGACGTCGAGGGGAATGCAAAGCTCCCTGTGCTTGGAAATATTTCACTGAAGGGACTTACAATACGTGAGGCTCAACTGATGCTCGAAGAGAAGTATAGTTTATACTATATCAGGCCTTTTATTTTGTTGAAGGTCACAAGCCGCAGGGTAATTATATTCCCGGGCACCGGCGGTACAAGCAAGGTCATCATCCTTGATCATAATAATATTACATTATTGGAAGGCCTGGCTATGGCCGGGGGATTATCATACGACGGAAAAGCGTATCAGATAAAACTGATCAGGAGGACTCCCGGTAAGCCGTCCGAAGTATATCATATAGATCTTTCTACGATTGATGGACTAAAACAAGGGAATATCGTTTTGCAATCAAATGATATTATTTATGTTCAGCAACGTATCAGGATCAGTCAGGGAATTGTTACTGAACTCAGTCCGATCATCAGTATCATATCTTCTTTTCTTTTGGTGTACACAGTAATAAACCTGAGAAAATAA
- a CDS encoding polysaccharide biosynthesis tyrosine autokinase: MFQDVTSSQQNLDQYKERLEKIGSEFELGLFVHILTKSIIWILLFLVISIFSCFLYLRYAQPIYESSTILQLRSDNTPNKLLNFQSIGAEESNPIPQAIEFLRSRDFMKRALSKLPLQVGYFSEGTFKSMESYTSTPYTVEISNSVPSVQGVKIHIEFHDKTSGQISFTTNEVNHSFAFKENLWLTTPFFSFKVTIRDYNSIADQQSIVKKTSFFFTINSMESVVNQCFPKLEVKLLSDAAKTIRIAYKGANPVKATDIIESIADEFILSDIERKSESAEKILSFIDAQLEISGKKLHDAEASLQEFKKANPSQENEVVATAKASRVSELEDKIVSNQIQVELLENVVKKVEMSQSIDAYNLLSILAGTEYELAIRIPVDNLQKLLVKKEELLYEVTPNSETIKTINFQIEIQKKLLIEPIRSLEQRIKDKVGNLQTKSDELRANFYAVPENELEYAKLQRLYNINEKYYILLLEKKTEYSISKEGNVSKNIFLEKPVVPKAPVSPNRTVALSISISLGFFCSLLLVFIRYLLHNDINSLHQISKQTNSSISALGIIPRYKKDIPVSQLLVDKNPKSLIAEAFRSVRANLQFISTETGPKIMAVTSTISGEGKTFVAINLAGIIAYSGKKVIILDLDMRKPKIHLGFNVQNIKGMSTMLIGKDSPLECIQHSSLENLDFITAGPIPPNPSELILSKRMDELLTYLKELYDMIIIDNPPIGLVTDGISMIQRADYPIYIFRAEYSKRNFIQNLDRLYNENHIKRLSIILNGVDVEGNRYGYYNYGYGYGYGYGYGYGYGYYDEQHTKAGRSFLKRFLNWFKRG; encoded by the coding sequence ATGTTTCAGGACGTCACCAGTTCGCAGCAAAATCTCGATCAGTATAAAGAGCGATTAGAGAAAATAGGCTCCGAATTTGAATTGGGATTGTTCGTTCATATACTTACCAAAAGTATTATATGGATACTGCTTTTTTTGGTGATCTCAATATTTTCCTGTTTCCTGTATTTGCGATATGCACAGCCTATATATGAATCCTCCACTATTTTACAGTTGCGATCAGATAACACTCCGAATAAGTTACTCAATTTTCAATCTATAGGAGCAGAAGAAAGTAATCCTATTCCTCAGGCCATAGAATTTTTGCGTTCGCGCGATTTCATGAAGCGGGCCCTTTCCAAACTTCCATTGCAGGTGGGCTATTTCAGTGAAGGCACTTTCAAAAGTATGGAATCATATACATCAACACCCTATACTGTTGAAATATCGAATAGTGTTCCTTCGGTCCAGGGTGTTAAAATACATATCGAGTTCCATGACAAAACATCCGGACAAATATCATTCACTACAAATGAAGTAAACCATAGTTTTGCTTTTAAAGAGAACCTTTGGCTGACTACGCCGTTTTTTTCTTTTAAGGTCACCATCCGTGATTATAATTCTATTGCTGATCAGCAAAGTATTGTAAAGAAAACATCTTTCTTTTTTACTATTAACTCCATGGAGAGTGTGGTAAACCAGTGTTTTCCCAAGTTGGAAGTAAAGTTATTGAGTGATGCGGCAAAGACTATTAGAATAGCGTACAAGGGAGCTAATCCGGTAAAAGCAACAGACATTATTGAATCAATTGCCGATGAATTTATTCTTTCAGATATTGAACGTAAAAGTGAAAGTGCTGAAAAAATACTCAGTTTCATTGATGCACAGCTTGAGATTTCGGGTAAAAAACTGCACGATGCGGAGGCTTCCTTGCAGGAGTTTAAAAAGGCAAATCCCTCTCAGGAAAATGAGGTTGTTGCTACTGCCAAAGCATCCAGGGTTAGTGAACTTGAAGATAAAATTGTGTCCAACCAGATACAGGTTGAGCTCCTGGAAAATGTGGTCAAAAAGGTAGAGATGTCGCAATCAATTGATGCATATAACCTTTTGTCGATCCTGGCAGGTACTGAGTATGAACTTGCGATTCGCATTCCGGTTGATAACCTCCAGAAGTTGTTGGTGAAGAAGGAGGAGCTGCTTTATGAGGTTACACCGAACAGTGAAACGATAAAGACCATAAATTTCCAGATAGAAATTCAGAAAAAGCTGCTGATAGAACCAATCCGTTCGCTTGAACAGCGCATAAAGGATAAGGTTGGCAATCTTCAGACCAAGTCGGATGAGTTGAGGGCTAATTTTTATGCGGTTCCCGAAAATGAACTGGAATATGCTAAACTTCAGCGCTTATATAATATCAATGAAAAGTATTACATCCTTTTGCTGGAGAAGAAAACAGAATACTCCATATCCAAAGAAGGTAATGTTTCTAAGAATATATTCCTTGAAAAACCCGTAGTTCCAAAGGCTCCTGTTTCTCCGAACAGGACTGTCGCGCTTAGTATATCTATTTCGCTCGGGTTTTTTTGCAGTTTATTGCTTGTTTTTATCCGTTACCTGCTGCATAACGATATCAACTCCTTGCACCAGATATCCAAACAAACAAATAGTTCTATCTCCGCACTGGGTATCATTCCCAGGTATAAAAAGGATATTCCGGTATCCCAGTTACTGGTTGATAAGAATCCCAAGTCTCTTATTGCTGAAGCTTTTCGTTCAGTCAGAGCTAATTTGCAATTCATTTCCACTGAAACCGGACCCAAGATCATGGCTGTGACATCCACGATCTCCGGTGAGGGAAAAACATTTGTGGCGATCAACCTTGCAGGTATCATAGCCTACTCAGGCAAAAAAGTTATTATCCTTGACCTTGATATGCGTAAACCAAAGATCCACCTTGGGTTCAATGTGCAAAATATCAAAGGAATGAGTACCATGCTGATCGGAAAAGACAGCCCTCTTGAATGTATCCAGCACAGTTCTCTTGAGAATCTTGATTTCATTACCGCAGGCCCTATTCCGCCAAATCCGTCAGAACTCATCCTCAGTAAACGTATGGATGAATTACTTACTTACCTGAAAGAATTGTATGACATGATCATTATTGATAACCCTCCGATCGGCCTTGTTACGGATGGCATATCCATGATACAGCGGGCAGATTACCCGATATACATATTTCGTGCAGAATATTCAAAAAGAAATTTTATTCAAAACCTTGATCGGCTATATAACGAAAATCATATCAAGCGCCTTTCTATTATTCTTAATGGTGTTGATGTTGAGGGTAACCGCTATGGGTACTATAACTATGGTTACGGTTACGGTTACGGCTATGGTTACGGTTATGGCTATGGCTACTATGACGAGCAGCATACAAAGGCCGGCAGGTCTTTTTTAAAGCGATTCCTGAATTGGTTCAAACGAGGATAG
- the rfbC gene encoding dTDP-4-dehydrorhamnose 3,5-epimerase has product MDIIKTPLEGLLVLKPKVFEDTRGCFYESYNKVVFDEKLPPVTFLQDNQSHSKKNVVRGLHFQSPPFAQVKLVRVVKGAVIDIAVDIRKNSSTYGKHFKVELNEHDQTMIWIPEGFAHGFAALADDTVFVYKCSNLYSKSSEVCIVWNDPDLGIDWEIDQPLISEKDQQGISFKEYQGLF; this is encoded by the coding sequence ATGGATATCATTAAAACTCCGCTTGAAGGATTGTTGGTCTTAAAACCTAAGGTTTTTGAGGACACAAGGGGGTGTTTTTATGAGTCGTATAATAAAGTTGTTTTTGACGAAAAGTTACCTCCGGTTACTTTTCTTCAGGACAATCAGTCTCATTCAAAAAAAAATGTCGTGCGGGGTTTGCATTTTCAGTCTCCGCCCTTTGCACAGGTTAAACTTGTGCGCGTTGTGAAAGGTGCCGTAATTGACATTGCTGTGGATATCCGCAAAAACTCATCAACTTACGGAAAGCATTTTAAAGTCGAGCTGAATGAACACGACCAAACTATGATCTGGATCCCGGAGGGTTTTGCGCATGGTTTTGCCGCATTGGCTGATGACACTGTTTTTGTGTATAAATGTTCTAACCTGTATAGTAAATCAAGCGAGGTATGTATTGTGTGGAATGACCCGGATCTGGGTATTGACTGGGAAATCGACCAACCCTTAATTTCTGAAAAGGATCAGCAGGGTATATCCTTTAAGGAGTATCAGGGTTTGTTTTAA
- a CDS encoding undecaprenyl/decaprenyl-phosphate alpha-N-acetylglucosaminyl 1-phosphate transferase — MSYILFFVIITVFSILLNGLLLKFSKTLGIRNEKDTIIRWNTQSKPSVGGISFYVAFLLSISGFSFFYGNVSIIGNDQFLGIVASCTVAFLMGLADDAYNTKPLLKFLAQVLCALILIISGIGIHIFPNVWANYLFTIFWVVGMMNSINMLDNMDAITATVSVTIIIAALLIIAMNHDFSTNIHVLLLFGIMGALIGFLYYNWYPSKLFMGDTGSQFLGVFLAAIGILYFWNSSDSTGHLVQSKQFFVSILSFIIPICDTTTVVINRLMRKQSPFIGGKDHTTHHLSYMGLSDTQVSLVFAGLSFISMLCTIFIIYYIADWGYIHIAIFGVYFLFVFGLLFYISKISKPKTFDTR, encoded by the coding sequence TTGTCCTACATATTGTTTTTCGTGATCATTACAGTATTTTCGATATTGCTGAATGGATTATTGTTGAAATTCTCAAAAACACTCGGGATACGGAACGAAAAGGATACCATCATCCGCTGGAATACCCAGTCAAAGCCTTCTGTTGGCGGAATTTCATTTTACGTTGCATTCCTCTTAAGTATTTCCGGCTTTTCTTTTTTTTACGGAAATGTTTCCATCATAGGCAATGATCAGTTCCTTGGCATAGTAGCATCATGCACGGTCGCATTCCTGATGGGTTTAGCCGATGATGCGTATAATACCAAGCCGTTATTGAAATTCCTGGCACAGGTTCTGTGCGCATTGATCTTAATAATTTCAGGAATAGGCATACATATTTTTCCGAATGTATGGGCGAATTACCTGTTCACCATATTCTGGGTGGTGGGTATGATGAATTCAATCAATATGCTCGACAATATGGACGCCATTACTGCAACCGTATCTGTAACTATTATTATTGCTGCACTATTGATCATTGCCATGAATCATGACTTTTCAACGAATATCCACGTACTCCTGCTTTTTGGTATTATGGGCGCACTGATCGGTTTCCTGTATTATAACTGGTATCCCTCCAAATTATTTATGGGAGATACCGGCAGCCAGTTTCTTGGCGTATTTCTCGCTGCTATCGGGATCCTTTATTTCTGGAATTCATCTGATTCAACCGGCCACCTGGTTCAATCGAAGCAATTCTTTGTGAGCATCCTGTCGTTCATTATTCCCATTTGTGATACTACAACTGTTGTCATCAATCGGTTGATGCGTAAGCAATCACCTTTTATCGGCGGGAAAGATCATACCACACATCATCTGTCTTATATGGGCCTCTCTGATACGCAGGTTTCTCTTGTATTTGCAGGCCTTTCATTTATTTCCATGCTATGCACGATTTTTATCATCTATTATATAGCTGATTGGGGGTATATTCACATTGCCATTTTCGGAGTATATTTTCTTTTCGTTTTTGGGCTGCTGTTCTATATTTCAAAAATATCAAAACCTAAAACCTTTGATACCAGGTAA
- a CDS encoding transglycosylase SLT domain-containing protein has translation MFWNRSKRSLLAFCCFLLLFVVVKVFNFSTGAGNSDTGSKDYFNSHFKTVGINIPKDLSFSGEKVPLNDFAIVESLDRELLVNTYWQSQTLLLFKRANRWFPIIEPILKRNGIPDDFKYIAVVESGLLNIISPAKATGYWQIVEETGKTYGLEINDMVDERYSMEKSTEAACKYFREAYKKFNNWTLAAASYNMGISGVAVQLEKQKVNNYYDLYLNDETARYMFRVLAVKDILSRPKAYGFMLRKQDLYRPIPTRNVAVDSSVTDLADFALSQGINYKLLKLLNPWLRSSSLINEGRKVYQVELPGKGVNIFEWDEFADQGLASTQADSAEIFSKIDSVRDSTIKGSASDNGL, from the coding sequence ATATTTTGGAACCGGTCAAAAAGATCACTTCTCGCTTTTTGTTGTTTCCTGCTGCTTTTTGTAGTTGTAAAGGTGTTTAATTTTTCAACCGGCGCGGGTAATTCGGATACAGGAAGCAAGGATTATTTCAATTCACATTTTAAAACAGTTGGAATAAATATTCCAAAGGACTTGAGTTTTTCGGGTGAAAAAGTTCCGCTGAACGATTTTGCGATCGTTGAATCGCTTGACAGGGAGCTCCTTGTCAATACCTATTGGCAATCACAAACACTTCTGTTATTCAAACGTGCAAACCGCTGGTTCCCGATCATTGAACCAATACTTAAGCGTAACGGGATCCCCGATGATTTTAAATATATTGCGGTTGTTGAAAGTGGTCTCCTTAATATTATTTCTCCCGCTAAGGCAACAGGTTACTGGCAAATTGTGGAAGAGACAGGTAAAACATACGGTCTTGAGATAAATGATATGGTTGATGAACGTTACAGTATGGAGAAATCTACTGAGGCCGCCTGTAAATACTTCAGGGAAGCATATAAAAAGTTTAACAATTGGACACTTGCTGCTGCTTCATACAATATGGGTATTAGTGGTGTTGCCGTTCAACTGGAGAAGCAAAAGGTGAATAATTATTATGATCTGTATTTAAATGACGAAACGGCGCGTTATATGTTCCGTGTACTTGCCGTAAAAGATATTTTATCGCGTCCAAAGGCTTATGGTTTTATGCTTCGCAAACAGGATCTTTACCGGCCTATTCCTACAAGGAATGTGGCGGTTGATTCATCGGTAACTGACCTCGCTGATTTTGCCCTGAGCCAGGGGATCAATTACAAATTACTTAAACTGCTTAATCCCTGGCTCAGATCTTCATCATTAATTAATGAAGGAAGAAAAGTGTATCAGGTTGAACTTCCCGGTAAAGGCGTCAATATTTTTGAGTGGGATGAGTTCGCTGACCAGGGGCTAGCATCAACACAGGCAGATAGCGCAGAAATATTTTCGAAAATCGATTCTGTTCGTGATTCAACAATAAAAGGTTCTGCATCTGACAATGGACTCTAA